One Mycolicibacterium doricum genomic window, CCAACTCGCCCATGGGCATGGTGCTCGACGCCGTTCCGGTGATCCCGCCGGAACTGCGCCCGATGGTTCAGCTCGACGGTGGCCGGTTCGCCACCTCCGACCTCAACGACCTGTACCGCCGCGTCATCAACCGCAACAACCGGTTGAAGCGACTGATCGACCTCGGCGCGCCCGAGATCATCGTCAACAACGAGAAGCGCATGCTCCAGGAGTCGGTGGACGCGCTGTTCGACAACGGCCGTCGCGGCCGGCCCGTCACCGGGCCCGGCAACCGTCCGCTGAAGTCGCTGAGCGACCTGCTCAAGGGCAAGCAGGGCCGGTTCCGTCAGAACCTGCTCGGTAAGCGCGTCGACTACTCGGGCCGCTCCGTCATCGTCGTCGGCCCGCAGCTCAAGCTGCACCAGTGCGGTCTGCCGAAACTGATGGCGCTCGAGCTGTTCAAGCCGTTCGTGATGAAGCGACTGGTCGACCTGAACCACGCGCAGAACATCAAGAGCGCCAAGCGCATGGTCGAGCGTCAGCGTCCGCAGGTGTGGGACGTCCTCGAAGAGGTCATCTCCGAGCACCCGGTGCTGCTGAACCGCGCACCAACGCTGCACCGCCTCGGTATCCAGGCCTTCGAGCCCCAGCTGGTGGAGGGCAAGGCCATCCAGCTGCACCCGCTGGTCTGTGAGGCGTTCAACGCCGACTTCGACGGCGACCAGATGGCCGTGCACCTTCCGCTGAGCGCGGAGGCGCAGGCCGAGGCCCGCATCCTGATGCTGTCCTCGAACAACATCCTGTCGCCCGCGTCGGGTAAGCCGCTGGCCATGCCGCGTCTGGACATGGTCACCGGGCTCTACTTCCTGACGACGATGATCGAGGGCGACAAGGGCGAGTACCGGGCCCCGTCCACCGATCAGCCGGAGTCGGGCGTGTACAGCTCGCCCGCCGAGGCGATCATGGCGATGGACCGCGGTGCGTTGAGCGTGCGCGCGAAGATCAAGGTGCGGCTGACCCAGCTGCGGCCGCCGGCCGCCCTGGAGGCCCAGCTGTTCCCCAGCGACGGGGAATCGGCGGGCGGGTGGCGCCCGGGCGACGCCTGGACCGCCGAAACCACGCTCGGTCGGGTGATGTTCAACGAGCTGCTGCCGATCTCGTATCCGTTCATCAACGAGCAGATGCACAAGAAGGTGCAGGCCCGGATCATCAACGACCTGGCCGAGCGCTTCCCGATGATCGTCGTCGCGCAGACCGTGGACAAGCTCAAGGACGCCGGCTTCTACTGGGCCACCCGTTCGGGTGTCACCGTGTCGATGGCTGATGTGTTGGTTCCACCGCAGAAGCAGGAGATCCTCGACCGGTACGAGAAGGAAGCCGACGGGATCGAGCGCAAGTACCAGCGTGGCGCCCTCAACCACAAGGAGCGCAACGACTCGCTGGTCAAGATCTGGCAGGACGCCACCGAAGAGGTCGGTAAGGCCTTGGAGGAGCACTACCCATCGGACAACCCGATCATCACGATCGTGAAGTCGGGCGCCACGGGTAACTTCACCCAGACCAGGACGCTGGCCGGCATGAAGGGTCTGGTGACCAACCCGAAGGGTGAGTTCATCCCGCGGCCGATCAAGTCCTCGTTCCGCGAGGGCCTGACGGTGCTGGAGTACTTCATCAACACCCACGGCGCCCGTAAGGGTTTGGCGGACACCGCTCTTCGCACCGCCGACTCGGGTTACCTGACCCGTCGTCTGGTCGACGTCAGCCAGGACGTCATCGTCCGCGAGCACGACTGCGAGACCGAGCGTGGCATCAACGTCACGCTGGCCGAGCGGGCTGCCACGCTCGATGGTGGGGCGGCGCTGATCCGCGATCCGCACGTCGAGACCTCGGCGTTCGCCCGCACCCTGGCCACCGACGCGGTGGACGCCGACGGCAACGTCGTCATCCAGCGTGGGCACGACCTGGGCGACCCGGCCATCGACAAGCTGTTGGCGTCCGGTATCGACCACGTCAAGGTGCGTTCGGTGCTGACCTGTGCGTCGGCCTCCGGCGTGTGCGCCATGTGCTACGGCCGTTCGATGGCGACCGGCAAGCTGGTCGACATCGGCGAGGCCGTAGGCATCGTGGCCGCGCAGTCCATCGGCGAGCCAGGCACCCAGCTGACCATGCGCACCTTCCACCAGGGTGGTGTGGGTGAGGACATCACCGGTGGTCTGCCCCGCGTGCAGGAGCTGTTCGAGGCCCGCGTGCCGCGTAACAAGGCGCCGATCGCCGACGTCTCCGGCCGGGTGCAGCTCGAGGAGGGTGAGCGCTTCTACAAGATCACCATCGTCCCGGACGACGGTGGCGAGGAAGTGGTCTACGACAAGCTCTCCAAGCGTCAGCGGCTGCGCGTGATCAAGCACGAGGACGGCACCGAAGGCGTGCTGTCCGACGGCGATCACGTCGAGGTCGGCGACCAGCTCATGGAGGGTTCGGCCGATCCGCACGAGGTCCTGCGGGTGCAGGGTCCGCGTGAGGTGCAGATCCACCTGGTCCACGAGGTCCAGGAGGTCTACCGGGCCCAGGGTGTGTCGATCCACGACAAGCACATCGAGGTCATCGTCCGGCAGATGCTGCGTCGCGTCACGATCATCGATTCGGGTGCGACGGAGTTCCTGCCCGGCTCGCTGACCGAGCGTGCGGAGTTCGAGTCGGAGAACCGTCGCGTCGTCGCGGAAGGTGGCGAGCCCGCCGCCGGCCGCCCGGTGCTGATGGGTATCACGAAGGCGTCGCTGGCCACCGATTCGTGGCTGTCGGCGGCGTCGTTCCAGGAGACCACCCGCGTGCTGACCGATGCGGCGATCAACTGCCGCAGCGACAAGCTGCAGGGTCTGAAGGAGAACGTGATCATCGGCAAGCTGATCCCGGCCGGTACCGGTATCAACCGCTACCGCAACATCCAGGTGCAGCCCACCGAAGAGGCGCGGGCCGCGGCGTACACGATCCCGTCGTACGAGGATCAGTACTACAGCCCCGACTTCGGCCAGGCGACCGGCGCTGCGGTGCCGCTGGACGACTACGGGTACAGCGACTACCGCTAACTGTTCTCTGCGCGAGCAGACGCAAATGTCCCCACACGCCCGGCGTGTCGGGGACATTTGCGTCTGGTGGGCGGGTTATCCCCAGGCGCGGCCGTTACGCAGTGGGCGTAGGCGCGCTGCGACGCCAGCATGGTGGCGTGTTCATCGACGAGATTTTCGCGGCGCACGGAGGAGTCGCCACTGCCCGAGCGCTGAGTGCAGTCATGTCGCGCAAGACTTTGGCGGCTCAGCTGCGGGCGGGCGCGATCGTCCGCGTGTGGCACGGCGTCTACTCGCTCGGGCCGCCCGACACTCTGACCAAATTGGCGGCCCTGGACGTCCTGGTGGGCCGCCCTGTCGTCGCGTGCCTGCACACCGCGGCCGACCTTCACGGCTTTCGCACCGAGGCTTCCGGCCCTGTGCACATCCTCGACCCCGGCATCCGCATGCGTCCCACGGTCGGTCTGATGGTGCATCAACGCGTCGGCGCCCCGCTGCAACGTGTGGCGGCCGGTCGACTGGTGACGACACCGGCGTGGACGGCGGTCGAGATTGCCCGGACGCTGAGCCGGCCCCGTGCGCTTGCCACGCTCGACGCCGCACTGCATGTCCAGGCGTGTGGGCCCGCCGACGTCGCGCGGGCCGTTGACGAGCAGAAGGGCCGTCGCGGCATCGTCAACGTGCGTGCCCTGCTCACTCATATCGACAGTCGCGCCGAATCCCCCATGGAAAGTGAGGCACGGCTGGTGTTCATCGACGGTGGGCTACCGAAGCCGGAACTGCAGTACGAGATCGTCGACCGCTGCGGCCAGCTGTGGCGGGCCGACTTCGCCTGGCCGGAAGCCAGGGTTCTCGCCGAGTACGACTCCATGGAGTGGCATGCGAATGCTGTCGCGCTGCGCCACGACCGCATGAAAACCGCGCGGTTGCAGGAGTGTGGGTGGACCGTCATTCCGCTCGTCGTCGACGACGTGCGCCGATATCCACTCGATCTGGTCGCGCGAATCGCCGCATACCTCGAGCGCGCGGATATGGCCGGGTGAGGTGTCGGCTCCGACCGCGAGCAGACACATATGTCCCCACGCGCCCGGCGTGTCGGGGACATTTGCGTCTGCTCGCCGAGCTGGTGGTGGGGGCACGGCGAGCTGGTGAGGGACACAAAAGTGCGCCCTAGACTCGACGGCGTGCTCATCGGTTCACACGTCCGCAACGACGACCCCCTGGCCGCTGCCGAAGCCGACGGCGCCGACGTGGTGCAGTTCTTCCTCGGCGACCCGCAGAGCTGGAAGAAACCCAAGCCCCGCGAGGACGCCGAAGCGCTGAAGGCCTCCAGCATTCCGCGCTATGTCCACGCGCCGTACCTGATCAACGTGGCGTCGGCCAACAACCGCGTGCGCATCCCGTCGCGCAAGATCCTGCAGGACACCTGCGATGCGGCGGCCGAGGTGGGCGCCACCGCCGTGATCGTGCACGGCGGGCACGCCGACGACCAGGACATGGAGGCCGGTTTCCAGCGGTGGGTCAAGGCGCTCGACCGGCTCGAGACGACGGTGCCCGTCTACCTGGAGAACACCGCCGGTGGTGTGCACGCCATGGCACGCCACTTCGACACCATCGGCCGGCTGTGGGACCACATCGGCGACCACGGCATCGGTTTCTGCCTCGACACCTGCCACGCGTGGGCGGCCGGCGAGGCGCTGGTGGACGCGGTGTCGCGGATCAAGCGCATCACCGGCCGAATCGACCTCGTGCACTGCAACGACTCCCGCGATGCGGCGGGTTCGGGTGCCGACCGGCACGCCAACGTCGGCACTGGTCAGATCGACCCTCAGCTGCTCGTCGCGGTGGTGCAGGCCGCCGACGCGCCGGTCATCTGCGAGACGTCCGACGACGGCCGCAAGGACGACATCGCGTTCCTGCGCGAACACGTCTGAGCGGGTCACAGATCGATCGCAAACGGACGTCGAACGGCGGGTTGCCAAGTGGTTAACTAGGCTGAGTCGGGCCAGCACCGACTTCGAAAGGCCGATGTGTCCGCGGTTGACCAGTCGTCGATTGCGCTGACGCCACCTGACGTGATGTCGGGGAGGCGTCGGCTGACCTTGGTGCGCTGGGCGGCGATCGCACTATGGGCCGTGGTCGTGGTGTACCGCACGGCCACCGACGGTTTCGCGTTCAACCGCGAACTCGTGCTGCTCTATATCGCCACCGGACTGATGGCCGCCAGCATCGGTCGCGGCCGCCGGATGCTCTTCGTGATCCGCGACTGGCTGCCGTTCGCGCTGGTCCTGCTGGCCTACGACCTGAGCCGCGGTGCGGCCACGCTGATCGGCCGGCCCACCCTGTGGCACTGGCAGGCCGACGCCGACCGCTGGCTCTTCTTCGGGGCGATGCCGACCGTGTGGCTGCAGGAA contains:
- a CDS encoding DNA-directed RNA polymerase subunit beta'; this encodes MLDVNFFDELRIGLATADDIRQWSYGEVKKPETINYRTLKPEKDGLFCEKIFGPTRDWECYCGKYKRVRFKGIICERCGVEVTRAKVRRERMGHIELAAPVTHIWYFKGVPSRLGYLLDLAPKDLEKIIYFAAYVITDVNDEMRHNELSTLEAEMVVERKAVEDQRDADLEARAQKLEADLAELEAEGAKSDVRRKVRDGGEREMRQLRDRAQRELDRLDEIWTTFTKLAPKQLIVDEVLYRELVDRYGEYFTGAMGAESIKKLIENFDIEAEAENLRETIRSGKGQKKLRALKRLKVVAAFQSNANSPMGMVLDAVPVIPPELRPMVQLDGGRFATSDLNDLYRRVINRNNRLKRLIDLGAPEIIVNNEKRMLQESVDALFDNGRRGRPVTGPGNRPLKSLSDLLKGKQGRFRQNLLGKRVDYSGRSVIVVGPQLKLHQCGLPKLMALELFKPFVMKRLVDLNHAQNIKSAKRMVERQRPQVWDVLEEVISEHPVLLNRAPTLHRLGIQAFEPQLVEGKAIQLHPLVCEAFNADFDGDQMAVHLPLSAEAQAEARILMLSSNNILSPASGKPLAMPRLDMVTGLYFLTTMIEGDKGEYRAPSTDQPESGVYSSPAEAIMAMDRGALSVRAKIKVRLTQLRPPAALEAQLFPSDGESAGGWRPGDAWTAETTLGRVMFNELLPISYPFINEQMHKKVQARIINDLAERFPMIVVAQTVDKLKDAGFYWATRSGVTVSMADVLVPPQKQEILDRYEKEADGIERKYQRGALNHKERNDSLVKIWQDATEEVGKALEEHYPSDNPIITIVKSGATGNFTQTRTLAGMKGLVTNPKGEFIPRPIKSSFREGLTVLEYFINTHGARKGLADTALRTADSGYLTRRLVDVSQDVIVREHDCETERGINVTLAERAATLDGGAALIRDPHVETSAFARTLATDAVDADGNVVIQRGHDLGDPAIDKLLASGIDHVKVRSVLTCASASGVCAMCYGRSMATGKLVDIGEAVGIVAAQSIGEPGTQLTMRTFHQGGVGEDITGGLPRVQELFEARVPRNKAPIADVSGRVQLEEGERFYKITIVPDDGGEEVVYDKLSKRQRLRVIKHEDGTEGVLSDGDHVEVGDQLMEGSADPHEVLRVQGPREVQIHLVHEVQEVYRAQGVSIHDKHIEVIVRQMLRRVTIIDSGATEFLPGSLTERAEFESENRRVVAEGGEPAAGRPVLMGITKASLATDSWLSAASFQETTRVLTDAAINCRSDKLQGLKENVIIGKLIPAGTGINRYRNIQVQPTEEARAAAYTIPSYEDQYYSPDFGQATGAAVPLDDYGYSDYR
- a CDS encoding type IV toxin-antitoxin system AbiEi family antitoxin yields the protein MSRKTLAAQLRAGAIVRVWHGVYSLGPPDTLTKLAALDVLVGRPVVACLHTAADLHGFRTEASGPVHILDPGIRMRPTVGLMVHQRVGAPLQRVAAGRLVTTPAWTAVEIARTLSRPRALATLDAALHVQACGPADVARAVDEQKGRRGIVNVRALLTHIDSRAESPMESEARLVFIDGGLPKPELQYEIVDRCGQLWRADFAWPEARVLAEYDSMEWHANAVALRHDRMKTARLQECGWTVIPLVVDDVRRYPLDLVARIAAYLERADMAG
- a CDS encoding deoxyribonuclease IV, yielding MLIGSHVRNDDPLAAAEADGADVVQFFLGDPQSWKKPKPREDAEALKASSIPRYVHAPYLINVASANNRVRIPSRKILQDTCDAAAEVGATAVIVHGGHADDQDMEAGFQRWVKALDRLETTVPVYLENTAGGVHAMARHFDTIGRLWDHIGDHGIGFCLDTCHAWAAGEALVDAVSRIKRITGRIDLVHCNDSRDAAGSGADRHANVGTGQIDPQLLVAVVQAADAPVICETSDDGRKDDIAFLREHV